The Mucilaginibacter rubeus genomic interval TTCATTAAAGAGGTAGAATCAAAAACAGGCATTGCCATTGAAATTATCGATGGTGAGCAGGAAGCCGGTTTCATTTACAATGGAGTAAAGTTAAGCGGTTGCTTATCAGCAAAAAACTCATTGATCATGGATATTGGTGGCGGCAGTGTGGAGTTCATATTAGGTAATACCGATAAAATTTTGTGGAAACAAAGTTTTGAAGTAGGCGCCGCCCGGCTCATGGACCAATTTCATCACACCGATCCTATCCCTCCGGCATCCATCGAAGCTTTAAATTTATACCTTCAGGATAAATTGGGTGATTTATTCATCGCCACATCCGGCATCGAAATCGGTACTCTTGTTGGCTCATCAGGCTCATTTGAAACGTTCGCCGGGTTGATAGAAACCGAAAAGGCAAAATCATTTGATTTAAAGAATATTAAGCACTATGATTTTGAGGAAGATGAATTGTTGACCATAACCAACAAACTCATTTTTTCGAGCCATAAAGAACGGGCGGGCAATCCGGGCATTATCCCGATTCGGGTTGATATGATTGTGGCGGCATCATTAGTTACCCGTTTTATCATGCACGCGTTGGACATCCATAATGTAAGTTTGTGTACAAACTCATTAAAAGAAGGCGTTTTGGCGGAGATGTTAACAATAGCCAATTAAAGTCCGCTTACGTTTATCAAGCCTACGCATGTCGAGAAGCCAATAATTAAAATCATTATCGCGCTTAATAGCCACACCAGGCTTCTGTTTATGATGGCAAATATGATACAGGCAAAAAAATGAATGCCGATAAAAAACATATCAAAAATAAATCCACCACCTTTACTTGTAACCGCACAAATAACAGTGTAAGCAGCAAACACCAGCAGGTTATACCCCACTATTTTCATTGCTGATGGCTTCTTTTCTTCATGATTACCAGGGGCATTATTGCCGCCTTGCGATGTTACGTTATTGTTGTCAGCTTCCATCACACCAAAATTTCTGTTCTTAATTGTTCCAGGTATTCCCGCTTATCGTCACGGTAAAAAATGTTCATGGTTTCAAAGGGGATAATCTGCATATCCTTGTTTACGATATGCACACAGGATTTTTTGATGGCCCGCACATCAAAGTTATGCGCGTCAATAAATTGCATAATGATCACCCTAAACAGGTTATCATAGCCCAGGTTAGGTGCATCTATTTCGGGCAAACAACATAGCAGCGAATGCAGGTGCTCTTTAGCCTTATCTACCGAGTTACCCGTACTGAACATATTAAGAAGATGCCCTTTCAGGCGTTCATCATTTTCGTATACTATGGTATTTTTTGAATTATCCAGCAGATCATCCGGGTTAATCATCCGGGTTAGCGGAATCACCTCGCCGCCCAGTTTAAGGGCATAGCCCATCACCAAAGCATCCGGATTACACGGTACCGGGATCAGGTCGTTTTTGTTGAACACATTAGTTTGTTCCAATATGGCATTCCGAACCTCGGTCATGGTGTACCTATCCGTTTGGCTGCTGAAATTCTCTAACCGGCCGGCTTCTTGTGTTGGCTGCAAAGTTACACCACGCACACATGGCTGCTTCAGCGCATATTCAATAATCTGACCTATCTCATCGGTATTAAGGCCTTTTTGAAGGGTAACAACTAAAGTAGTTGAGAGATTATATTTATTAAGATTTTCAATGGCCTTTTGTCTTACCTCGCGCAAATCTTCGCCCCTCAACTGTTCGAGTGCTTCTTTTTTAAACGAATCAAATTGCAGGTAGATCTCAAAATCGGGCATATAACTGGCCAACCGTTTCACAAAAGCCTCATCCTTAGCTATACGAATACCGTTGGTATTTACCATTAAATGTTTAATGGGCTTAGTTTTGGCGATATCCAAGATCTCAAAAAACTGAGGATGCACAGTAGGCTCTCCTCCGCTAATCTGCACCACATCCGGCTGACCTTCATTAGCAACAACAACATCCAGCATCTGCTCAATTTCGGCTAAAGTACGGTGCCTGCCATAAGTAGGCGATGACATGGCGTAGCACGTTGGGCAGCTTAAATTGCACCTGTCTGTTACTTCTACAACTGTTAAGCATGAATGTTGTTCATGATCCTGGCAAAGACCGCAATCATAAGGGCATCCGTAATGTGTTTTAGTATTGAACTTTAGCGGCATTTCACTTCGCTTAGCATAGTTGCGGCAGTTTTTATAATATTCAATATCCGTGGCAATCAGTACCTTTTCAAAACCATGCTCACGGCAGTTTTTAAGCATGTAAACCTTATCATCTTCAAAAACAATTTTAGCATCAACCCGGCGCAAACAGGTAGAGCAAATGCTCAGCGTAAAATCATAATAAATATACGGGCGTTCAGGCATGGTTTATAAACAGTTTTTTAGGATGTAGAAATACTTTATAATAATACAAAATACCGGCAATAGAAACTAACTGAATTACCGACAAACCGAAACTGAAAAAATAATCGGGTTTGATAAACTCTACCAGAAGCCTGAAAATAAGATAGCTTGTCATAAATACTTTAAACCTTGCGCCATCGGCAAACTGCCGTTTTCGCTCTATAAGCTTCAGCACAACCCAAAGCATCAGCCAAAATATAATTTCATAAAGATTGGTAGGGTGCCTGCGGATACCGTCGCCAAAATCGATAGCCCATGGCAAGTTTGATGCTACTCCATAGGTGCCGTCCTCCAGCCCTGCCAAAAAGCATCCCGTACGCCCGATAACCATAGCCAGGATAAGAGGATAAACCATCAGATCGCCGGACGAAGCCGTTACACCCAATTGCTTTTTGGTAAGCTCAACGCCTATCAAGCCACCAAGCATGCCGCCCACTATAGTTTTGTTACTCATAAAGTAGATAATACTGAACTGTGAGGATAGCAAAGTCGGATTTTCAAAAATCCCTATAAGGTGTGAGCCAATGAATGCACCCGTCGCCGCGCCAATAAAAATAATTAACCGGTGATGCGCAGAGATCTTATCAGTGGTGTGTTTACGCAGCCAGGCATAGTATTGATAGCCTAAAAAATACGATAACGTTTCGCAAACAAAATGTACCGGAATTGATGACCGGCCTAAAGGGATATTTACTGGAAAGTGCAAGTTTAGCTTTTATATGCACTAAAATATGCTTTTTATTTTACGCCAGATCCTTTTTGGTAAAGAAGCCCGTACACAAATCCCGCCGGCTACAACAGTTTGCCAACGGGTATTTGTTAGGTCCTCAGCCATGGTTACCACAAAATTCGGCTTGTTAATGATATCTGCGATTTTGAATTCCTGTGGTACATAACCGATATACGATACCCTGAGCGTATCATTTAGTGATGCCGCAGCAAGTTTAAACCGGCCTTCGGCATCTGATATCACTCTTTCATATTCTCCTTTTATGGAAATAGTAGCTCCCGGTATAAGGGAATACACATCTTTAACACTTCCTTTGATAATATACAACCTTGCCGTATCCTGATGTAAAAGCTTATCCTTTAACTGCCGTGGAACCTGTTCGGTTCTATTTTGAGTTTTTGCTTCAACTTTGGTTATCGGCGTTAAAAGCAAAAGCGACATGGCAGTTAACCATGTTTTCCAATTTTGCTTGGGGGCGCTCAACAATTCATGATTGATGGTACTTAGCTGCCCCGTATTTAAACGGCCACAAACATTACCACTTTTTGCCAGGTAGTTGATTACATCCTGATTACTCATACCAGTAAAATCAATCACCGTTTTGCAGCAATGACCGCAATAACGGCCATTGCTAACGGTTGTCATCTGTTGCCACTGTTCATGACAAGGTTTAGGTATGCTGACATGTGGAATAGGGCCCATTTTACTAATTTACCTATAGGA includes:
- a CDS encoding exopolyphosphatase translates to MTKRVAVMDLGTNTFHLLIAEGDINNYREIVHITEAVKIGEGGINKGYIVPEAFQRGVNTMQRFHELIEANHVTDVRAIATSALRSASNGKDFIKEVESKTGIAIEIIDGEQEAGFIYNGVKLSGCLSAKNSLIMDIGGGSVEFILGNTDKILWKQSFEVGAARLMDQFHHTDPIPPASIEALNLYLQDKLGDLFIATSGIEIGTLVGSSGSFETFAGLIETEKAKSFDLKNIKHYDFEEDELLTITNKLIFSSHKERAGNPGIIPIRVDMIVAASLVTRFIMHALDIHNVSLCTNSLKEGVLAEMLTIAN
- a CDS encoding radical SAM protein, producing MPERPYIYYDFTLSICSTCLRRVDAKIVFEDDKVYMLKNCREHGFEKVLIATDIEYYKNCRNYAKRSEMPLKFNTKTHYGCPYDCGLCQDHEQHSCLTVVEVTDRCNLSCPTCYAMSSPTYGRHRTLAEIEQMLDVVVANEGQPDVVQISGGEPTVHPQFFEILDIAKTKPIKHLMVNTNGIRIAKDEAFVKRLASYMPDFEIYLQFDSFKKEALEQLRGEDLREVRQKAIENLNKYNLSTTLVVTLQKGLNTDEIGQIIEYALKQPCVRGVTLQPTQEAGRLENFSSQTDRYTMTEVRNAILEQTNVFNKNDLIPVPCNPDALVMGYALKLGGEVIPLTRMINPDDLLDNSKNTIVYENDERLKGHLLNMFSTGNSVDKAKEHLHSLLCCLPEIDAPNLGYDNLFRVIIMQFIDAHNFDVRAIKKSCVHIVNKDMQIIPFETMNIFYRDDKREYLEQLRTEILV
- a CDS encoding prolipoprotein diacylglyceryl transferase gives rise to the protein MHFPVNIPLGRSSIPVHFVCETLSYFLGYQYYAWLRKHTTDKISAHHRLIIFIGAATGAFIGSHLIGIFENPTLLSSQFSIIYFMSNKTIVGGMLGGLIGVELTKKQLGVTASSGDLMVYPLILAMVIGRTGCFLAGLEDGTYGVASNLPWAIDFGDGIRRHPTNLYEIIFWLMLWVVLKLIERKRQFADGARFKVFMTSYLIFRLLVEFIKPDYFFSFGLSVIQLVSIAGILYYYKVFLHPKKLFINHA
- a CDS encoding carboxypeptidase-like regulatory domain-containing protein, with the translated sequence MSNQDVINYLAKSGNVCGRLNTGQLSTINHELLSAPKQNWKTWLTAMSLLLLTPITKVEAKTQNRTEQVPRQLKDKLLHQDTARLYIIKGSVKDVYSLIPGATISIKGEYERVISDAEGRFKLAAASLNDTLRVSYIGYVPQEFKIADIINKPNFVVTMAEDLTNTRWQTVVAGGICVRASLPKRIWRKIKSIF